tgcgtgtatATCATTATTAATATATATACGGAACCACACTGGCGCTGACTGCGCCGGCGATAACCCACCGAGAGAGCCGGTGAAATTGTAGCCTGCTAAGCTGACAAAGAGGAAACGAGCCAGCAATCGGCAACGCGattaagcgtaggaattgtcgtcgtaagccttgatagacgaaacttcaaagcttttaatggatgcttgcttcatatgtgcctttgagagatactgcaaatcagttattgtagccgaagtgactgctggaaagtacgcaaaatataaaaatgaaaacaggctgacaccgaccgtgaatattcacgatctcagtgtaattgagccgaactcattgctgggctagttagaacaattactctcaatgAACTaaacgccgaacgaccgccagaagaaaagagacagaggaaacaaaaagggcgtgtcttattcagatttcttctgtcttaatgctttcttctggtggtgattcAGCGTCTACTTTATTCAGAGTAACTCAGCTGCTCTAATgaaatttaactgtgctcagaaagctgtgcgctgatattgtgccgaaagcacaccgaacatttacggcgcgttggcgaagctgcgtgtacggtgcgtatctttacaaatgcgctgcgTAAATGTTACTTCTttgacattacgagggctcaaaggtattggaagtcaaaggtaactcgaccggtacaaataacggtcgtcctcaggtgcgttgcacggatattgttattgcTAGGCACCGGGTGGGGAGGGTatactttactgtccgtattggtgcgtgtaaatatacatgcacgcacacacacacacatcatatatatatatatatatatatatatatatatatatatatatatatatatatatatatatatatatatatatatatatataaacataatctcgcgaagcatagagcaccaccgcccctcctggcttcacttttgacattttacagataaagaaatgaaattataatacaaacgttgtcaaaaagaagtttttctaatggcatcgatagaagatcaggaaaagtgcaatataagatGTCTATTGAAAAGgagctgtaatgaatttaggcagaataaccgacgggctatatttacatctgcgcattttaaaatgcttgagataagccctgatgcatgaagtttgtgcctcggaggtgaacacgcgccttcggctcggcttcctggctcgcctttccggtattttaagccctcaggggtcgcataaccgatgcatcgtaaccgcggaagcacgctgttgaaacaagatagcctttcggcattaaagaaacagcgcaaaactggcagaactcagccgtcgctaatataaatgttgcgatagagtcatttgtactcaggttactcatgaaacagtcgaacgcattggagctcatacagggatcaatgctctggatatatcgtagagactgccggcagaagaattgtaggctttgctggtttgttatttcttcgtagtcagtgttcgtagtcacttatagtgtagcgcggctcgaagtgttgcttgcaaaccgcacagcaatcactgagcagctagatgcatgtgcgcaaaatccgattgttaCATTCTTtggggggtcggcaggctccaagaacagggaatatctcgacGCAATTTttgcacgcctgcatattcactcatgcaccatggcgtGTCGCAGGCGTTGAaacaccgattgaagctcagtaatgcattaaacgcgctccaaacgcgcaattacacgctttcgtaggctgcgacgcgcgcgcgccaaatgcagacgctctccacagcttcagtacaaagtgactacagcgccgccgctacgatcgcccgtcggagcatcacccgagatgcggcgcggccgcttcgttcgttccactgcccccttctagtacactgtagctctggcattcctgttttaccccggcgacgtgtaaataaaatagtgtgtggagagtactcgttgagtgtggacgtttcatctgcttcggcgcttcgcgccaaaccacgtgctcaggctggctggcgtccccgccggccgcgttggtcaccgcctgtcttcgcctgctgctgcgccgggactaccagcccgcaacacagcactcatgtttctcgacgtattgccagatagcgtccatatctcacgcagcgcctcttctatcgtctttagacgacatttgcagcgaggcacgcagatacgcggccaatttctttattttggaCTTCGTTTCTTCTCATTAGAAGGGCTTCAGAACTCCGAGGTTGTATTACGGAGATGCTTTATATACTGCCaatatgatgtttgaaagatACATCtgaagggggcagggggggggttACACTCGCAAGGGGTGCCCCCCTCTCCTAGCTGGAAcacaagaagggggggggggtcaggacctCCCCGACCCCCATAATCGCAATGCATGGTGAAGTTGAGGAACTAAAATAGGAAAAACACGATTATATAACGTAAATGAAGGAGACTGACGGTCAGCCAATTTGGTGACAGATGACTTATGTGACTCCTGAAGAACAACTAATGCACCAACGGTATCTTTCAATTTTAtggacatgttgctatcgcaacTGAATGTATAGTCCTGCACCGCGCGCCATCCTTTCTGCAGGTCTTGAAGGTGGCCCGAGAGAGTGCCAGCTTCGATGGCGTCGACCGCGGCATCCTTAACGAAGTGTTCGGCGAGCGTTGGACGAAGGATTTGGAGCTGCGGCTTCCTTTTATCTACAATCTGCAGGCAAGCATTATCTCATGTCATGGCTTATCGGTTCAAAATCATGGCTCAGAAATATTGCAAAACAGGACAGTACAAGCGCTAAGCGCTTGCCTGTCACCGTTTGCATCGAGGAAGTAGGAGTTCGCAAGTAATTGAAAGGGTCTGCACGCGAGCTAGTTGGCACGAATACTTCGGCAAAAAAATGACGTAAAAATGGTGAAGCgtgcaccaagtcgcgcaaggcttgaaacagtgaagctggatgattctgaagtctaatctggttgcttgtaggttgttgctagtctttagttaggtgatgctaggttatttctagattgcttctaggttgttgctaggttttagctaggtgatgctaggatCTTTCTAGGTTGCTCctaagttgttgctaggctttagctaggtgatgctaggttatttctagattgcttctaggttgttgctagactttagctaggtgatgctaggatctttctaggttgcttctaagttgttgctaggctttagctaggtgatgctaggttgtacctgtgttgcttttaggttgttgctaggctttagctaggtgatgctaggttatttctagattgcttctaggttgttgctaggccttagctaggtgatgccagGTCGTGTCTGTgttgcttttaggttgttgctaggctttagctaggtgatgttaggTTGATTCtacgttgttgctaggctttagctaatgttgtttctaggttgcttctaggtcgttgctaggctttacctAATGTTGTTCCTAGGTTGCTTCTgagtcgttgctaggctttagttaggtgatgctaagttgtttgTAGGTGTCGTCTACGTTGTTGCTAGTCTTTAGCTAGGatatgctaggttgcttctaggtagctACTAGGCTCCTTGCTATATTGCTCTTTAGATCGCTTCTAGGCCGTTACTGGCCTTCAGCTAGTTgttgttaggttgtttctaggttattcGCTGTTTTGTTAGgcttcagaattgtccagcttcgctctttcaagccttgcgcaacCTAATGCATGCTTTgccattttttctctttctctttctttcgagcgatttctttctttctcacgtgtttcacgtgctccacttcgctgagctgagttttcgtttaacgttcgcacctgctgtactcggaaGTGGTGCTTGCCCAATTGctgcggcgcatacccacttGAGGAGTCTTgcgcgacggagcacaagttaccgatagcttaaacagcttcacagTAAAGAGAAGAAAAACAGGCGCTTggttgttcatgatgatgatagttttttgtacacattGTACACACGAacgtttttacggccggcttaaagagcttcgctcttaaaagtgtgcgcagcttgcactagttgtGCAACGTTGGACTAACAACGGCGTAGATTATTAGTATGATCctaattaacccatatatgcccaaactcagaaaaagtgGCAAAACAATTATCTTTTTTTAGAAAAAGTATACTTCtactctcaaaagaaagcacaagtttatttactgccaggtaaacgcaacactgtttttcaagccgtcctctACGTATAGGATACTGAGCATTAGGGGtgtatgtgcgggtgtggtaggccttgaaacatttcacgtgcacaccaacattgcacttcttcctctccatgacgtatttcatgcAAAGCACgagtttgcccggagaaagcggccggcatttcacgtgcacttcttcctctccatggcgtctttcacacaaagcacgcgtttgcccggtgaaagcagtcggcacgtggcagcatgaaaagctagcaatgtctaggcttgcgcacgttgagaataaggcctgcttgatgtgctgtaggaggCGCTAGTCAtctgctaaagaaatagcgatgttagggtgcatcaaagaagcgtcttatatgtaggacactgggcatatatgggttaacatGTTGATTAGCAAGGAGCTAATTACAAATGTTCCAACTGACAAGATCTTTATTACCGTGGTCATGATTAGCAAGGTCTTATTTAGCATAATGTTAATTGGTATGATTCTAATTACCATGGTCTTACTTATCAAAGTCCTCTCTATGTCTCTGttcctgtctgtttctctctctgtctatttctttgtctctgtttctttctttttctttctctgccttcTCTTTAGTCTATGTGTACTgcgtttctcttttgttttcttcaggaGGCACGCACATTGAAGAAACGCCTACATTTCACATCCACCGTGTCAACCTCAATGGGTGTGTTGGTCACAAGCCTTATTATCCGCCAAATTACAAGGCGATACAGAAAAATGTTCTATAACTATCCTCGTTTCTCGAATGTACGTTgccaagagcaaactgtcttttacagaAGAGCAGCTATGgtggaggtttgccgtgtgttgcTGACAGAAAATTATTACCATGAACCGGCAAGGGCTCAATCACCACCCAAGTGTTCTCTATAGATGGTAAACACGAGAAGCTGAAGGGTAGTGCGCTTCGCCCAATTCCTGGGGCACGTATGCGCTATTAAATTATCATCATGGACAGGCACGCACTCACTCATCGCCCAAGCATTCTTCACACGTGTCACACAGTTAACGAGAGAAGTTTACACTTAAtggaatttgcccaatttctgtggcacgtacgcgcTATAGGAATTTCACCAccgagctgttatggtcgaggtttgccgtgtgtcgtagatagaaaaacaTCATCATGTAcgagcacgcgctcaatgactgcccaagcattctgtagagATAGCTAACAAGAGAAGCGGAAACgcctctgctgtgacccagccttgcgtgacttagtgcacaTTGTGCCCATTTTATTTATAGTCAATCCTACCTACGATGAAGCAGAGGACGAAtagagcgcgtgccggccgagttattgcatcACGTGCATTAGGCGCATCTGCAAGGCAGAGGCCGTACCTGGTCACGCGATCCGGCGGAATGAAGAGCGTAAACAGACACCGAACCGGAAAGAACACGGGGCAATGGCATACTGTCGACTATATCGCTTTATTGTGCGCACATATATCTGCGTAAGAGCAGATATATATGCGCACATGACATGACTCTGCTTAAAGAGAGTCGTGTTATTTCTCTTAGTGCACCCCACTCAAGCTTAGTAGGGTGTAAGCAGTGCAGTTATCATTGATTAAAGTGTTGATTACCACAACCTATACGAAGCAGTCCTGCACCCCTTCTGATCATGCGTGCACAGAGCTTTTCAGAAGGGACAGTGCAAGCGAACGAACCCGACATCTGGCGGGTCCGTTTCTTCTTGATACAGGGCTCGGCGGGGCGTCCTTTCTTCGACCGGGCGTACTTGAAGTTCGGCTCATCCGGCGCTAAGATCGTACACTTCTGGGGCTCCGACAAACCGTGGACTCAAGTGTACGACTGGTCCAAGTCGCAGGTGCACCCATCCCCAGGCTGCCAGCATAAGCCAGAACACCTGCAGATGTGGTACGTAGGCAGTTACGCACACAACAACTATTAGAAGAGTTAGTTTTGGGTCAGTGGCACCAAAAAAGCCGGACGATTGCAATTGTAACAAAGCCAGCTATGGTCCCTTCGCAAGTTGCTAAGCTTTCTAGAAATCCAGGAGCATGGCGATGGTGTATCCATGCATGCTTTTTTCGTCTTTATTGTTCAATTCATACCCCGTCCTCGAGCTCTGCAGTGTCCGGCAAGCCAGGCCTCTGCATGCCCGTGaattattttctctctttctgatgCGTCCAGCCAATCCAAGTCGTCACTTTTCAATCACTCCTACTTCCGTAATTCCTAATTCTGACAATAGGCGTGGGTCACGCCAAATCTAACAATTTGCTAATGCTGCTTACCTttatattttatttcaaaatatatACAACGTTATATACTGCCTAAACAGAAGGGGCCACAATAGAACGTAACGACACTAGAAGAcaaacttgggctggttggtggtAATTCATTATGGATTTAGCTTTGCCGCGTTAAAGCGTATAATGTTTAGACCGTCATGTATGTTTTTGCTTGTGTttgattttccttttttttcggctTTATGATACACGTGCAACACTTTGTCATGATTACGTATTTTTATTGATCCTAATTACTCTGCGACGAGGATGCTACGGTGTGTCATGTCACTAGGTCGGTAGctttatgtgtgtgtgcatgtgcctTCGAATGAATTTTTGGTTTAGAGTCGgcgcctgtgtcgtgtctttctttgtccttgtcttctCTGGCGCTATTGTTCTTGCATAAAAAACATAAGGAAGGAAATGGCAGATAAAATTACATATATTCAAAGGCAAGCAAACGTGGAAAAACGTGAAAAAAGACAAATTTTACCTACGCAAAAAGACGGAACACCTATGAATGTAGACACAGACACaaagcgctgaactcacaaccgATTTATCACTttgaacgcagggcctttttatGGCGCGCATCAAAGCAACGGAAAATATTTCTAGAAATGAACCGATGAAAAAGCCTCGTGACAACAGGCTGCCGAAAAGGACGTTCAAGCAAAGGTTAAAAAATCTCAAAAAAAGATCAAGCCCGCCCCCAATATACAAAACGAAAGTACAATATTTATAATTAAACCTAAAGCCGACTGACAACAGCGATAAAACCAAACAAGCCATAGCAGTTACACGAGACAAAGCTAAAAAACGGGGTAAAAAACAGCTACTGAAAAGGCGTGCGCTGTAAATAGTGTACTTGCTTCTCGGAGAGGGGCAGTGAGGGCCGGCTGACACATCTTTCACCAAGCCTCTGAATTTCGGCGGCCTCTAAAATATCTCTAACAATTTGGTCGCCGTGCCTGGCTATGACAGTGCATCCTCCAAAATGCGGGAGCAGCCACAATCACGGCAGTGCATCGCTAGATGACTGCACGCGACCGACCGCTGACATGTTCTGCTGGTGCTCTCTAAGACGGACATTAAGGCACCTACCCGTTTGTCCGACGTAATACTTGCTGCATGACAGTAGCGCAGAGTACACGACTCCTTACTCATTGCTCAGACCGGTGCTCATTTCTGAGCAAACCTTAAAGTATCGAGGTTAACAAAAACTTGGGAAGGCCCGCGTCTGCAAAACGAAGGGCTTGTCTCTTAAGGCTGTCGGTCATGACATGAGAACATGATATTTTTAAGTGCATCAGTGAAACATAGCTTAGCTATGTTTCTCTTGACGAATTCTCAATGCGTGGAGTGATACTGAAGCAAAGGTTTGTTTGCGCGCGGTTCATATATCCAGCAAGTGTGCTGGTCAGTAGATGTTAGTTTAAGGTCTAGAACTCTGATAGTGTTGTCTGTTACCGTTTCATGCGTGATTACGAGTGGGCGCAGAACTTCCTGGAAGAATGTCAATACATCTGCTACGTCGGCATTCCGTGAAGCGCTGACGTCAAATAATACCAAGTAATCGCCTGCAAATCTAAAAAAAATTGAATACGTTAGTGCTCTTTAGGTGCATGGAAATTTGTTTGTCCAGTGAAGCTAAAACTATATCGCTAAGTATGGGTGCAAGGCAGGAACCAATGCACACACCTTGCTTCTGAATTTAAGGGCAGTGCTCCCAACTTATGTAAGTCGCGGGCAGGTAAGAAGCGAGTAACTCTAAAAAAATTGCGAACACATAGCCCAGTGGTGTTCCGAAAATTAACGGCATCAACCTGGTGAATGCTATCTTCAACCCACTTCAAAATTAGATCTTGTGGCAAGGAATAGTACAAATGTTTCAGGTCTACTGAGATAGCAGTGAACATGGCTTTATCGTGTCTGCTAAGGCACTCAACAACCTCTTCTGAATTTCTAATCAAGAAGCGATCTTCAATCACAAGGCATTTCAACTTATCCTGTAAGAGTCGAGCGATATGTTCTTGCCAGGTTCGCTTCTCTGAAACAATGACCCTTAAGGGGCAGTCAGGTTTGTGCGTTTTCGCACTGAGAAACGCCTCTAAATGGCCAAATTTGCTACCCTCAATTGACTCTGCTAATTTCGCAAGTGAAAACCTAGTGCAAAGCTTTTTTGCTAGAAGTTTTAACTTCGCAAGCGACATATCATTCAGAGCAAGAAAGACGTTTGAGATGGCAGTAGCTGCCTTAGATTTGAAATCGGCAATTGAAAACACCGAAAACCCACCCTCCTTGTCAGCAGGCAGCGCACACAAGGATTGTTTCTGTAGGAAAGTCACTACGCAGTGTACAGGTAGCCTCGGCGCGGTAGTCCTAGTCTTGAAGAGCACCCCGACATGTAAGCGCAGCGAGTACGTGGAAGATGGAATCGTTCTACCGGATCAGGCGCACTCGGATTTGGAACTGGGTCTCAAGTAGagctgtgcgccgccgccgccgctgcagctgcgtgtttttgctcacgccgttcgcgccgccgccgaaatcccgAGAGGGATGCCGCCGCCGCgctataattgcggcgcgccgccgtctGTCTTTTCTTGTAATATGAACGGAGAATCTGGATATAAAATGCATCACCtttggagctcttctcgatgcatgtgtccatgtaatgactgtccagccgccgctgattggcgggagctcggcgagcagcgcgccctctgtttccagttcttttctcatattgacatcacgaagctttctcGGCTCCCGACGCAAATGAGAGGAACAGAATGCGCTTCAACCTTGCGTTTGAacgttggagaaaaaaaaattaggagggagcgcgcctagcgtccacaagccaacctcctccgacgccgctcccccctTGTACTTCATGCTCCGGTCaaaattcccagcatgctcctgtttcattctTTATGGCCGGGGAGTTGCAGCTGAGgagttattctcgatgtgtcatcctagtggactgtccatttcggctgccgctgattgactggagttcggcaagcagcgcgccccctgtttccatTTCGTCTTTCGTAACGTCATTAggcatcacgaagctttcacaactctcgacacaaatgagagggacggactggtccgccgcggtggaacagtggttatggtgctcagctgctgacccgtaTTTTAACGTCCTCGACTTGAGCTTGCACACTTCTGGTGAGTCTGTCGAAGCAGCAGTAAGGTTCTTCTTCAGTTTTGTGTAGTACATCAATACAAGGGGCAGCGTTACTACTTTGTCCTGCTCAAGCTTTTCGCTGGCCTCCTTGAAGGGCTCCAAGAATTTGATGACCTCCGTCAACAAGGCCTTATTGAAGTCTTCCAAGAGTAGATTTCCCCTTGAATACAGGAGGTTCTCTATCGCATCGTACTGAGTTAGCACCGACTTGATGAAGGCGAGCTTCGAATTTCACCGGGTGCATATCTCCTGGCACACACCTTGTGGTAGCTGGCTCGTCAGTCCGCTTTGTTTTAAAAAAGTCCCGACAGCATTCACTTTTTGCAGCTGTTCCAAAAGGTCGGGAAGTTCCTGAGCGAGGTACCTAGCTGTCATCAAACGCGTTCCGAAGAACGGTGTTCAAGACGTGCGCACAGCAGTTCATCCTCGCATACGGACGCAGCGTGCTAATTATGTTGGCACCTTGGCCTGTCACGAACACCACATTGCTCAACATGCCTTCATCAATACCCAACTTAGCGCTCCTTCGTACAACCTCTTTACGGATGTTCTCTCCCGTTTTTCTCTAGGAGAAAAGTCGCTAGTGAACAGAACAAGGCTCCTCAGTTCCCATTTCACACTTAAGTAATGCGCCGTTGCAGTGATATAGGCTACTTTCTTGTAGTAGTCGGTCCACATATCAAGGGTCATCGAGCAGCGACCTTCCTTCATCGCTGACTGGATCTCAGGCACCACCGCTTCTCGGAGTTCGTTTGCAACTTCGGATACCCTGCGAGACACCGTCGTGGGATGCGGATATGCTCCCGTACTTGGTACCGATAGCAATCAGTTCGTCGGCAACCTTTAAGAATCCGTCGTCGCAAACAACATTCAAATGTCTGGGCCGCATACATTTTGCGCACCACTTGACGCAAGCAGTCGTCAGATTACCCATAACGGTAGATGAAACCTGGGGTTTGTTCTCTGTGAAGAACGAGGAAATGGCAGTGGTGTCATCTGCTGCCTTGCACTTCTGGCGGTTCAGATGCGACGTTTCTGTCTTCCCGCCATCATATGCGAAGAAAGCTTTGCAGCTATTGCACTGCACATGTCCTACTGGTGATAGGGTGTGCACGTCAACAACTTCCGACCTGGCTTTTCCTAACTTGCTTGGAGACAAGCTTTAGCTTCCCGACAGCGAGCATATCTCTCAGTACAGCTGCATTCATGGTGCCGCGTGTAGAGGAGACAAATTACCAACTACATAACGCCAGGTAACCAACACATTAAAAGCATCAGTGCGCTCTAACCTAGCTACGACACAACATTCAAagcctttctctttttctgtagATGGCGACATGGGTCTTACGTTACACACACAGCAGTTCCTTGCAGGAGGTTCCTTATGGGTGGGCCACGCTCTGGGCATTCTCCGCCTAGCCGGGTGTCGCCTAGCAACGGAGGCCGTCTCTTATTCTTAGGCGCTTCTTCCTTCGCGCGCGTCTTATTTCTGCTCACGTGTGAGGAGTTAGCAAAATCTTGCAGTGGTCGCTGCAAGGCGGCAGGTCCTTCATTTTCCGGATGGCGCGAATTACACGCGCTTGCTCCTTGAGATGGTTCAGGTGTGCGCCTTGAGCAAGACAGTTACAAACTTACGATGTCTGGGACAAGTTATGTCCCTTTAATTCCCTCACTGCCTAAGCAAAACTTAATATGACGCTTTGAAGGTGATTTAAAGCTTACACACGCCTTAACATCAGCAATTCGACCAGAAGGATAGCTACATATATTTGTGTCTACAACTCTATAGGCGCAACGAAGGACGCGAGCATCAAATATCTTTGTTTACTTAGAGATTGTACCGTATGTGGCAACCTCAactaaaagaccgaaatctttattcctcccatgggaacaaccgcggttgttcccatgggaaaaaaagaggatgaccttatttttaggtctggcgttCCCGTGCCGCCagtttcccacagggtgggtgccctcccaagcgactatgaacttcgttctgccgagcaccaggccgcaagtgcgcttgtacctattttaccggtagatACCcagcggcagcaattctctgcctcccacagcagcggcggatgctcaactctttcaccaaggctgtggtgggttaaggtgcaccCAGGGGCccttacagaaccttatggggccacctttccagatgagtacccattaacaaccgagcgccaggtaggtgtactcctctaccccctTGGAAAAACCGGTGGATTCCCGGTCGGCACTAGAAATCGAACCCGGTACCCCCCGcgttggaagcggacgctcaaccacgtagccaccgctgcggttcccattgttagtgctgctattattgcgatagcaattatatggacagtctcaacgGATTTTCGCcgtctgccgtcgccgtcatgtccttccggtataaagtacaaatcgataaaatccccccgcgcatcgcatgttctaccgcggctaaaagcgcgcgagcggggacgacgaacgcggccgaagcagagatcaaacgagccgtcccgttttcgtcgctcgaagggtgcatgcgataacatcacccctctcgggaggcctgccgtcgaagcagacaggaaacgccacgcccatcattaacgagcatgaaaaaagacgcgacgggaggggggggggggagtgtcgcgcaaggagctttgaactttgaatctaagggagcggtcgcgatcgctggcgcgcgcgctatctcgaaagccatcacagcgggcggctcgtatacccttctacgtgctgcgctctcaacgcgaagtgactacgcggagagcatcgctccctggagcggccgtattctcttgcaccagcgttttgtagctacgccagatcggatacaaaacagttagctgccagcctcacttcaatttgttgctatcgcattcattgcttcgcctctgcggtgaaactgagtttttttacgcTGGTGCACATGTATTCACCTTCGGTCGTATGATTTTGTCCTATCAGgccatccatatatatatatatatatatatatatatatatatatatatatatatattgtcgcgacgtcaagagagaggtcgtaataCACAGATCaagagaacagcaggtcggtattttaataccgcgcgcagtGAGCTCTTCTTTTACCCTTTCTATCTTCGGCGCACAGCATATGCCCATTTGTGTTGTCGTCGGTCTTATCAcctgcacgtggcaatatatatatatatatatatatatatatatatatatatatatatatatatatatatatatatatatatatatagtaacgaagaggaagtactccggcgcaaaggcagcatcatcgagtgtgcagcagaggctcgagctagcgaattGTTCTCTGTGCATTGtgcgaccagcgaccagctacacactcaatatatcgcctttatatttggtggaggtgcggggtaacgttccctctaccgtcctcctaccatcctggatctccgttctcggcggttaccttctgctatgccggacgccaaccagcagacgcttccatcgccacctgccacctgtcctggcactgttccgcagcgagagcctccaatcttcagcggaacagacgacaacgacgttgaagattggctatCGACTTACGAACGGGTGGGCGCTCTAAACAAATGGACGGACGCGGACAAGTTAACACGCGTG
Above is a window of Rhipicephalus sanguineus isolate Rsan-2018 chromosome 3, BIME_Rsan_1.4, whole genome shotgun sequence DNA encoding:
- the LOC119385381 gene encoding glycogenin-2-like, encoding MRAQSFSEGTVQANEPDIWRVRFFLIQGSAGRPFFDRAYLKFGSSGAKIVHFWGSDKPWTQVYDWSKSQVHPSPGCQHKPEHLQMWWDVFGRHVRPKLARHPCGDQGRKPGLVCREEICAPFGKEEQAAAPDATNARPLVQYSPPPSQRHWMPPNPGPPPFTS